The proteins below are encoded in one region of Streptomyces sp. NBC_00490:
- a CDS encoding extracellular solute-binding protein encodes MTPNAAAPSSGPSGPSRRSFLASTAVATAAVAGGVPLLSACGGSDSGSRDGTTSGKDAKKILPAYVASNVVKPDIPSKNGSSMGFTAKLDVATLKTSVPKKLGSGGKVTIMSPFWGSPPKGNNPYYTSMNDLIGVDVQWRNQDGNTYDQKLGAVLASSDVPDVVVIPGWNMMGKIPSAIAGKMADLGPYLSGDKIKKYPNLAAIPSGAWQRSIFGGKLMGLPMPASEIQNIVPLYRRDIFDKEGYEVPRSADEFMALCKDITNARAKVWACGDMKWTAMNTFGVFSGGEKPLWWDMVDGKLVNRVETQEYLEAIEWTRKLFAAGVVHPDFKLGKSQAVDPAPKFAAGEFLIWNNNVVNWYGQQASLATQNPDVKVWGMDVWGHDGGNPTLYAQNPAGIFAFVSKKASESVIHDVLAVANVTAAPYGTKEWMMTNYGVEGTHYTVKDGVAVKNDKGNNEVVNAYVMVASPAPTTAHPDLPDYTKAMVEWEQRMGAFTKKTSFWGLQVTEPSRYTNLANNFEQLEDDIIRGHKKISDMQQAVSDWKGQGGDKLRDWYKKLLDENGTAAS; translated from the coding sequence ATGACGCCGAACGCCGCCGCCCCCTCCTCTGGTCCTTCCGGTCCCAGCCGGAGAAGCTTCCTCGCCTCCACCGCGGTGGCCACCGCAGCGGTGGCGGGCGGGGTGCCGCTGCTCTCCGCCTGCGGCGGTTCGGACAGTGGCTCGCGTGACGGCACCACGTCGGGCAAGGACGCGAAGAAGATCCTGCCGGCCTATGTGGCGAGCAACGTGGTGAAGCCGGACATCCCGTCCAAGAACGGCTCGTCGATGGGCTTCACCGCCAAGCTCGACGTCGCCACGCTCAAGACCTCGGTGCCCAAGAAGCTCGGCAGCGGCGGCAAGGTCACCATCATGTCGCCGTTCTGGGGCTCGCCCCCGAAGGGCAACAACCCCTACTACACGTCGATGAACGACCTGATCGGCGTCGACGTCCAGTGGCGGAACCAGGACGGCAACACCTACGACCAGAAGCTCGGCGCGGTCCTCGCCTCCAGTGACGTCCCGGACGTGGTGGTCATCCCCGGCTGGAACATGATGGGCAAGATACCCAGCGCCATCGCCGGCAAGATGGCCGACCTCGGCCCGTACCTGTCCGGCGACAAGATCAAGAAGTACCCGAACCTCGCGGCCATCCCCAGCGGCGCCTGGCAGCGCTCCATCTTCGGCGGCAAGCTGATGGGCCTGCCGATGCCCGCCTCGGAGATCCAGAACATCGTCCCCCTGTACCGCCGGGACATCTTCGACAAGGAGGGCTACGAGGTCCCGCGGTCCGCCGACGAGTTCATGGCCCTGTGCAAGGACATCACCAACGCCCGGGCCAAGGTGTGGGCCTGCGGCGACATGAAGTGGACCGCGATGAACACCTTCGGGGTGTTCAGCGGCGGGGAGAAGCCGCTCTGGTGGGACATGGTCGACGGCAAGCTGGTCAACCGCGTCGAAACCCAGGAGTACCTCGAAGCCATCGAGTGGACGCGCAAGCTGTTCGCCGCCGGAGTCGTCCACCCCGACTTCAAGCTGGGCAAGAGCCAGGCGGTCGACCCCGCCCCCAAGTTCGCCGCCGGCGAGTTCCTGATCTGGAACAACAACGTCGTCAACTGGTACGGCCAGCAGGCCTCCCTGGCCACCCAGAACCCCGACGTCAAGGTCTGGGGCATGGACGTCTGGGGCCACGACGGCGGCAACCCGACGCTGTACGCCCAGAACCCGGCCGGCATCTTCGCCTTCGTCAGCAAGAAGGCCTCCGAGTCCGTCATCCACGACGTGCTGGCGGTAGCCAACGTCACCGCGGCGCCGTACGGCACCAAGGAGTGGATGATGACCAACTACGGCGTCGAGGGCACGCACTACACCGTGAAGGACGGCGTGGCCGTCAAGAACGACAAGGGCAACAACGAAGTCGTCAACGCCTATGTCATGGTGGCCAGTCCCGCCCCGACCACCGCGCACCCGGACCTGCCGGACTACACCAAGGCCATGGTCGAGTGGGAGCAGCGGATGGGTGCCTTCACCAAGAAGACGTCCTTCTGGGGCCTTCAGGTCACGGAGCCCTCCCGCTACACCAACCTCGCCAACAACTTCGAGCAGCTCGAGGACGACATCATCCGCGGGCACAAGAAGATCAGCGACATGCAGCAGGCCGTGTCCGACTGGAAGGGCCAGGGCGGCGACAAACTGCGCGACTGGTACAAGAAGCTGCTCGACGAGAACGGCACGGCGGCGAGCTGA
- a CDS encoding ABC transporter permease, with product MSHSTVPRSSAEAGTPVKTPVASEDATVARKKQGSGKLSLKLRFRRDRTLILMTLPAVVLVLVFNYLPILGNVVAFQDYDPYISDNGIVSILHSPFVGLENFQRMFEDSAFWNAVQNTLVLFFVQLVLFFPIPVLLALLINSVVRPRVRAVAQAVLYLPHFFSWVLVIAVFQQMFGGAGMLSQLLRQNGYDGLNIMTNPDTFAFLITAQSVWKDAGWGIIVFLAALSSVSPDLYEAAAMDGAGRWRRMWHVTLPALRPVIALLLVLRVGDALTVGFEQILLQRDGVGTGAGEVLDTFVWWNGVRNQDFGYAAAAGLVKGVVSIGLVLAANKVAHLMGEQGVYKK from the coding sequence GTGTCCCACAGCACGGTGCCTCGGAGCAGCGCCGAGGCCGGCACACCGGTGAAGACCCCGGTGGCGTCCGAGGACGCCACCGTCGCCCGCAAGAAACAGGGCTCGGGCAAGCTGAGCCTCAAGCTCAGGTTCAGACGCGACCGCACCCTGATCCTCATGACGCTGCCTGCCGTCGTGTTGGTCCTGGTCTTCAACTACCTGCCGATCCTCGGCAATGTCGTCGCCTTCCAGGACTACGACCCCTACATCAGCGACAACGGCATCGTCTCCATCCTGCACAGCCCCTTCGTGGGCCTGGAGAACTTCCAGCGGATGTTCGAGGACTCGGCCTTCTGGAACGCGGTCCAGAACACCCTGGTCCTGTTCTTCGTCCAGCTGGTGCTGTTCTTCCCGATCCCGGTCCTGCTTGCGCTGCTCATCAACAGCGTGGTCCGGCCCCGGGTCCGCGCCGTCGCGCAGGCGGTCCTCTACCTGCCGCACTTCTTCTCCTGGGTCCTGGTCATCGCCGTCTTCCAGCAGATGTTCGGCGGCGCGGGCATGCTCTCCCAACTGCTCAGGCAGAACGGGTACGACGGCCTCAACATCATGACCAACCCGGACACCTTCGCCTTCCTGATCACCGCGCAGAGCGTGTGGAAGGACGCCGGGTGGGGGATCATCGTCTTCCTCGCCGCGCTGTCCTCGGTCTCCCCGGACCTGTACGAGGCCGCCGCGATGGACGGAGCCGGGCGCTGGCGCCGCATGTGGCACGTCACGCTGCCCGCCCTGCGCCCGGTGATCGCCCTCCTCCTCGTGCTGCGCGTCGGTGACGCTCTGACCGTCGGGTTCGAACAGATCCTGCTGCAACGTGACGGCGTCGGCACGGGCGCGGGGGAGGTCCTCGACACCTTCGTGTGGTGGAACGGCGTGCGCAACCAGGACTTCGGCTACGCGGCCGCCGCCGGTCTCGTCAAGGGCGTGGTCAGCATCGGTCTGGTCCTCGCCGCGAACAAAGTGGCCCATCTCATGGGCGAGCAGGGGGTGTACAAGAAGTGA
- a CDS encoding carbohydrate ABC transporter permease → MTTVIDKPASKPRPWAAPPRPAWEEEPSKAGLASKGLVLALACLAVLFPLWIVVVTSLSSRKTIDEAGGLVMVPKDITFIAYQELLSGGQVTRATLVSIFVTLVGTLFSMSVSVLCAYGLSRSGSLAHRGILMTLLATMFFSAGLIPTYLLVQSLGLTDSYLALILPSALSVFNILVLRGFFMGISQELIDSARIDGAGDFRVLWQIVMPLSRAVLAVITLFYAVGYWSAWFNASLYLNDQDKMPLQNVMIQLVQKQEAPVGLSQAIRTGQLSGLAIQMAVMVMALLPVAVLSPFVQKHFKKGMLTGAVKG, encoded by the coding sequence GTGACCACCGTCATCGACAAGCCGGCGAGCAAGCCGCGCCCGTGGGCCGCACCTCCGCGTCCCGCATGGGAGGAAGAGCCCTCGAAGGCCGGCCTCGCGAGCAAGGGTCTCGTCCTGGCACTCGCTTGCCTGGCGGTCCTCTTCCCGCTGTGGATCGTGGTCGTCACCAGCCTGTCCTCACGGAAGACCATCGACGAGGCGGGCGGCCTCGTGATGGTGCCCAAGGACATCACCTTCATCGCCTACCAGGAACTGCTCAGCGGCGGCCAGGTCACCCGTGCCACGCTCGTCAGCATCTTCGTCACCCTGGTCGGCACGCTGTTCTCGATGTCGGTGTCCGTCCTGTGCGCCTACGGTCTGTCCCGCAGCGGATCCCTCGCCCACCGCGGGATCCTGATGACGCTGCTGGCCACCATGTTCTTCAGCGCCGGCCTCATCCCCACCTACCTGCTGGTGCAGTCCCTCGGCCTGACGGACAGCTATCTCGCGCTGATCCTGCCGAGCGCGCTGAGCGTCTTCAACATCCTGGTGCTGCGCGGCTTCTTCATGGGGATCTCGCAGGAACTCATCGACAGCGCGCGCATCGACGGCGCCGGGGACTTCCGGGTCCTGTGGCAGATCGTCATGCCGCTGTCGCGGGCGGTCCTCGCCGTGATCACCCTGTTCTACGCCGTCGGGTACTGGAGCGCCTGGTTCAACGCGTCGCTCTACCTGAACGACCAGGACAAGATGCCGTTGCAGAACGTCATGATCCAGCTGGTGCAGAAGCAGGAGGCACCGGTGGGGCTCAGCCAGGCCATCAGGACCGGGCAGCTTTCGGGGCTGGCGATCCAGATGGCGGTCATGGTGATGGCGCTGCTGCCGGTGGCCGTGCTGTCGCCCTTCGTCCAGAAGCACTTCAAGAAGGGCATGCTCACGGGTGCGGTGAAGGGTTGA